GGCGGGCGCGGCATGGGGCGACTGATGACGCTGATCGTCGGCTCCAAGTCGCTGGCATTGGCGGCGCGGGCCCACTGCCCGGTGGTGGTGGTGCGGGGCAGGATCGACGGGCGCGGCCCCATCGGGCTGGTCCACCACGACATCTCCACCGAGGTGGTCGCTCGCGCGGCGGACCTCGCCGAGGCCTACGGGCGCGACATCCACCTGGTGGTGCGGCCGGAGACCACGCCGGAGGAGGCCCAGGAGATCCTCGCCGGCACCGCGCAGCGGATCGCCCTGACCCACCCCTCGGTGTTCGTCAAGGAGGTGACGATCGCCGTCTCGGACAACCCCAAGCAGCTGATCCGGGCCAGTGAGGACGCCAGCTTGATGGTGGTCGCGGGGGAACGCTCGCCCGGTGCCGGCGGCAAGGTCGCCGCGCCGCGGCAGCTGGTCAACGTGCTGCGCTTCGCGAACACCCCGGTCTGGATCGAACGGGACTGAGCCGCCTCCGTGCCGGACGGGAGCTCAGGAGCCGGCGCGACGCAGCAGCTCGGTGAGATGGTTCGCCGAGCTCATCACTGAGGCGGCGTGCAGCCGCCCGGGCTGGCGGGTGATCCGCTCGATCGGTCCGGAGATGCTCAGCGCCGCGACCACCCGGCCGTTGGGTCCGCGCACCGGGGCGGAGACGGATCCCACCCCGGGTTCGCGCTCACCGATCGACTGCGCCCAGCCGCGGCGGCGCACGGCCGAGAGCTGGGTGGCGGTGAAGCGGGCCCCGAGCAGACCGCGATGCAGACGGTCCGGCTCCTCCCAGGCCAGCAGGATCTGGGCCGCGGAGCCCGCGCGCATGGTCAGCGCCGCCCCCAGCGGCACGGAGTCCCGCAGGCCGATCGGCCGCTCCGCGGCGGCCACGCAGATGCGGTGGTCGCCCTGGCGGCGATAGAGCTGGGCGGACTCCCCGGTGTGGTCCCGCAGGGCTGCCAGCACGGGCCCGGCCGAGGCCAGCAGGCGGTCCTCACCGGCTGCGGCGGCCAGCTCACCCAGGCGCGGACCGAGGATGAATCGGCCCTGCATGTCCCGCGCGACCAGATGATGGAATTCGAGCGCCACCGCGAGACGGTGGGCGGTGGGCCGGGCCAGGCCGGTCGACTGCACGAGCTGGGCGAGTGTCGCGGGGCCCGCCTCCAGGGCGCCGAGCACTGTGGCCGCCTTGTCGAGCACGCCGACGCCGCTGCCGTTCTCCTCCGAGGTCTTGTC
The window above is part of the Brachybacterium vulturis genome. Proteins encoded here:
- a CDS encoding IclR family transcriptional regulator, with the translated sequence MDKTSEENGSGVGVLDKAATVLGALEAGPATLAQLVQSTGLARPTAHRLAVALEFHHLVARDMQGRFILGPRLGELAAAAGEDRLLASAGPVLAALRDHTGESAQLYRRQGDHRICVAAAERPIGLRDSVPLGAALTMRAGSAAQILLAWEEPDRLHRGLLGARFTATQLSAVRRRGWAQSIGEREPGVGSVSAPVRGPNGRVVAALSISGPIERITRQPGRLHAASVMSSANHLTELLRRAGS
- a CDS encoding universal stress protein, which encodes MEHSTAPRITVGVFDADESDQAVRWAARHAAAVGGSLHLVHAFVWTELDVNIDPISGMAGSGFRGAAHTLIQDAVALVHETGVEVPVTSEIVDGNAVPVLVEASEESDLLVLGGRGMGRLMTLIVGSKSLALAARAHCPVVVVRGRIDGRGPIGLVHHDISTEVVARAADLAEAYGRDIHLVVRPETTPEEAQEILAGTAQRIALTHPSVFVKEVTIAVSDNPKQLIRASEDASLMVVAGERSPGAGGKVAAPRQLVNVLRFANTPVWIERD